The following proteins come from a genomic window of Alnus glutinosa chromosome 10, dhAlnGlut1.1, whole genome shotgun sequence:
- the LOC133879779 gene encoding eukaryotic translation initiation factor 4G-like: MYTMPLPAAKPAESSAPQRSNRTVLKVPTSQPASMSSDSAAPRTPIKAPGDASKASSIQFGSISPGFMNGMQVPDQTSTAPPNLDEQKRDQVCTPGTFP; this comes from the exons ATGTACACCATGCCATTgccag CTGCCAAGCCAGCTGAGTCGTCGGCTCCTCAGAGAAGCAACCGAACTGTTCTGAAGGTTCCAACTTCTCAACCTGCCTCCATGAGCTCTGACTCGGCAGCTCCCAGAACACCTATAAAGG CCCCTGGAGATGCGTCTAAGGCATCCTCCATCCAGTTTGGGTCCATAAGTCCTGGTTTCATGAATGGGATGCAG GTTCCTGATCAAACTAGCACAGCCCCGCCAAATTTGGATGAGCAGAAACGGGACCAGGTtt GCACGCCAGGAACATTCCCGTGA